The Raphanus sativus cultivar WK10039 chromosome 6, ASM80110v3, whole genome shotgun sequence sequence GGTCGGTTTGAcactaaaaaaaaagactaattCATGTCTCGTTTGAATTACTTACCAACCAATCATGACGTCCATAGCTCGGTTACATCCTTCTAGTGTAAGTAATTCAAACGAGACATGAATTAGTctaatatttcagatatttttatctGATTGGTTGGTAAGTAATTCAAACGACAAGAACTtttttatctaatatatttatttttataaatgagaATTGGAAATGATAAAccatatataatttgttttgttatttttgtattatgtttaatttattatggatccttttattataattttaccaACTATTTGATAAACTAATATAATGAAATAGGCTTTTATAATCCACAAAATAACACTAAGAATATTTTCCAGACATTGTCATCTAACATTTCTCATtgcaacttttaaaaaatgaactaCAAGAACctttttgaattaaaaacatttttaaaaataaaaataggtctttatatgaaaattaagttttataaatGAGAAAATTGGAAATGGTAAAAACCatacataatttgttttgttgtttttgtattatgtttaatttattatggaccttttattatagttttaacaaatatttgataaattaatataataaaatagccTTTTATAATTCacaaaataacactaaaaaaatTTGTAGACCTATGGACCCATGGCAAATGCCTATGTTGCCATGGGTAAGAGCCGGCCCTGACTCGGATCATAAGGCTCATACCAGAGCGGGTTATGCATAATTCCTATTTGTCCATTTTTAATCTGCATAGATCACTacaacaaacaaatataaaactgGAAAGTGACTTGTGATCTTactatttatagaaaatatactTACATGGTCACATTTTCTAAACACTTGCACTGCTTCAGCGTGCGCTAGAAGCAAGTTATGGCTCATGATGTACGCTTCATACCCCGACATTCCGGCAACACTAGCTCCATTTACATACTTCGAGCATCGTCCTGGCGTTTTTCTCCCTGTGTCATAACCCGCAACACTGTACACCCATGGCTCATTCAATGTGCACCATAGATTCACTATATCCCCAAATCTCTCAAAGCAGAGACTTGCATAGTCTCTAAAGTCATCTCTATATTGACATATAACAAGAGTCTcacttatatatatgtatataattcaAATATCTATAATCTGCTCGCTTAGAAAACCACCATATTCATCTTCAAGATTACTATCTGCCCCACTTaccattttattaaataaaaacaattaaaaccaCCAGAAATTCGTAAACcagttatataaataaaaattagtttatatttgatactacttatttatattttagttattatcaaatttactattattattttaaaatttatataatattaaaatatagtaaatcaAATTACTGAATCGAATTTGATCCGGTCAAACCGTAACTCCAAACATTAATCAGGCGttaaatgtttaattaaaaataaccactataaataataaataatttaattacaaAACCTTTTCTGTCATCTTATTCTTTTCACGGACGAGAGAAACGTTACGTTGTGCTTGCTTGGTGAGCGTTACCCTTAACGGCTACTTTCTTCTCTTATTTGAAACCACCTGTCTTCGTTTTATtccccctttcttcttcttcctcttcgttTTAGGGTTACGAAATTTTATTCCAATCAGATTTGATTTTGCGATTCGATTTGTAAATGGAGGCGAGAACCGGCCGAGAGCACCCATCGACACCTGCAGCAATTGCCCCTGTGGCTGCGGCGGCTCCTCCTCCGCCGTCTACACGGCGTCCGAGGGTGAGAGAAGTCAGCTCGAGATTTATGTCTCCggtttcttcatcttcctcctcctcctcctcagccGGAGATCTCCATCTATCTTCTCCCAGgcatcatcaccatcaccacAACCATAGATCCGTTTCCGTTCAGAAGTCGAGACGGCAGTTGAAACTAGCGGAAGGCGACGAGAACCATCGCCCTTCCGAGACGGCGCGTAGCCTGGACTCTCCGTTTCCTCTCCACCACGACGGAGGCAAAAACCACCACCAGAGCAACCGATCCAAGCCGCTGAAAGAGAACGGCCACCGTCTCGACACTCCGACGCTGCCGCCTCCGTCTAGATCTCGGCTGAACCAGCAGCGTCtgcttacctcctccgccgcggCTAGGCTTCTCAGGTTATCAGTCTCCTCCGCGGACGGCGAAGAAGAGAGCGACAACAGAGATAAACCGAACGGCTCAGATCCGTTGTTGCCAGCAAGGAGCCACGCGAAGAAGGCCAACAACAATCAAACCGCGTCGTCTCCTCTCCGTCGTTCCCTGAGTGCGTCCTGCGACGATCCGTCGTCGTTTCGAGACGCGAGGGCTTCGTTGTCGTCGTTGCCTCCTGTGGCACCTAACTCGAAGACTCAAGCCGATgcaaagaagcagaagaaggtTTCAGGGCAGCAGGCTGATGCGCACTCTCTGAAACTGCTCCATAACCGCTACTTGCAGTGGAGATTCGCAAACGCAAACGCTGAGGTCAAAACGCAAGCTCAGAAAGCACAAGCTGAGGTCACTTTCTGATCTTTCCAACTCTGAGGAAtcaaatgtttttatattttagctAAGTATATCTCGATGATTATTAGACAAGTCTGTTGGTTATAATTCAGTATGGATCTGACATTAACATCAGTTTCAGAAGTGAGTGTGTGTTCTGTTATGATGGTGGCGATCTTAAGGATAATGTAGACAGTCTAGACTCAATATTTATTACTGTTGAAACAGCATTATGTTTGGTAGATTTTGACATTAACACCAGTTGCACAGAAGTGAATGTGGTTTATGTCTCTGTCGTTGACGGTGAGTTCTTGTTCTTGCAGAGGATGTTTTACTCACTTGGTTTGAAAATGTCAGAGCTCTCTGACTCTGTACAGGAGAAACGCATAGAACTGCAGAGATTGTTGAGAGTGAAAGCTGTTCAGGAGATTGTGGAGTCTCAAGTAAGTTCGCTTATtagacaatatttttttttactcatTGAGAATTGTTGATTAATCTTTTGAAATCTATGCAGATTCCTTATTTGGAACAGTGGGCAACACTTGAAGATGAATATTCATCTTCACTTACAGAAACATCTGACGCGTTACGCAATGCTTCGTTGCGGCTCCCTCTCGATGCTGATATCAAGGTATATATTGTTCGGATCAACTATGATAAACATGTTCTCTATTTTTCATAACTTGTACTAACCACTTGAACTTTTGCTTCTCAAAATCAGGTTGAGACTAAGGAGTTAGCGGAAGTGGTTGCTGTGGCTTCAAAGTCTGTTGAAGGCATTGTACAAAACATAGGACATCTTTTGCCTAAGGTTAGAATACTACTCtactataataaatttgaatcgGGATTAACATTTTTGATGCATTTTGCAGACGCAAGAGATGGAGACTTTGATGTCTGAATTAGCAAGAGTAAGCAGTATAGAGAAGGCATCAGTACAAGACTGTGGAGTTACACTACTGAAGACACATTCAGCTCATGTATAAACCTGAAACATTGAACCTGACATAACCCTTTGTTCTTTTCAGTTGCTAAAGTTTAATAAATGTCTTCTTCTTATGCAGATTGAAGAATGTTATCTTAGGAGTCAGCTTATTCAACAACAACAGCACAAGAAGCGTGAACTTCAGTAGagcaaaagttttttttttacatggGGATTATATGTTCTGATCATTATATTGTAACCAGATTAATAAAGAAGTAATTGAACTGCTTTTAACCAAGCTAAACCGGATCCAACTGTTTTAAATTCTGTAGAAGCAGTGATTCTCGAGTATTCATTGGACTTAACCAACCTAAGCCGGATCCAATCAATTAGAGTTCTGTAGAAGAAATGAGATTCTAGTATTTGAATTAAGTTAACCAAGTTAACCTTAATTCTAGAATAGAAGAAGACTAAACGAAGCTAAACCGGAaccaattaattaattttgtaaagtaTCGCAAGAGGCCTACAGCAGGCCCATTAACTAATACGAGGCTTAAACTCACATCACGCGTATAAAAAAGGAACGGTTCTGATTCAATCTCAAATCCTTCATCATTGAGTCGGCGGAGGCGGAGCAAATCATTACAACCACCACGAGCTCGATTTCAATTCGAAacgaaagacaaaaaaaaaagtgaagacAACACAAATCTGTTGAAGcgatagagaaagagaggagcAATCATGGGGATGAAATTTTTGAACAAGAAGGGATGGCATACGGGGAGTCTCCGTAACATCGAGAACGTGTGGAAGGCTGAGCAGAAACAAGA is a genomic window containing:
- the LOC108812182 gene encoding protein ENDOSPERM DEFECTIVE 1 — its product is MEARTGREHPSTPAAIAPVAAAAPPPPSTRRPRVREVSSRFMSPVSSSSSSSSSAGDLHLSSPRHHHHHHNHRSVSVQKSRRQLKLAEGDENHRPSETARSLDSPFPLHHDGGKNHHQSNRSKPLKENGHRLDTPTLPPPSRSRLNQQRLLTSSAAARLLRLSVSSADGEEESDNRDKPNGSDPLLPARSHAKKANNNQTASSPLRRSLSASCDDPSSFRDARASLSSLPPVAPNSKTQADAKKQKKVSGQQADAHSLKLLHNRYLQWRFANANAEVKTQAQKAQAERMFYSLGLKMSELSDSVQEKRIELQRLLRVKAVQEIVESQIPYLEQWATLEDEYSSSLTETSDALRNASLRLPLDADIKVETKELAEVVAVASKSVEGIVQNIGHLLPKTQEMETLMSELARVSSIEKASVQDCGVTLLKTHSAHIEECYLRSQLIQQQQHKKRELQ